A region of Vitis vinifera cultivar Pinot Noir 40024 chromosome 13, ASM3070453v1 DNA encodes the following proteins:
- the LOC100251669 gene encoding pentatricopeptide repeat-containing protein At3g53170 isoform X2 yields MEPHLLDPTSLRWSSSIPLTYTTCSLKVLKETKPTSNPPFLFVRAGKRSSGSSQNGLQRQPKKDLSRILRTEAAISGIERKANSRKYSTLWPKAVLEALDEAIRENRYESALKIFGLLRKQHWYEPRCQTYTKLLMMLGKCKQPEQASLLFEVMLSEGLRPTLDVYTALVSAYGHSGQLDKAFCTVEDMKSVSDCKPDVYTYSILIKCCTTLGRFDLIERIFTEMSYLGIECSTVTYNTIIDGYGKADMFELMESSLTEMIESGTCLPDIFTLNSFIWAYGNSGQIEKMEKWYDEFQLMGIRPDIKTFNILIRSYGKACMYEKMVSVMEFMKKRFYSPTIVTFNIVIEMFGRVGNIEKMEEFFLKMKHQGVKPNSITYCSLVSAYSKAGYLKKVDSILRQIENSDVTLDTPFFNCVLSAYGQAGDVERMGELFLVMKERKCKPDNITFATMIQAYNAQGMIEAAQNLEVNMITTKNKSGTRLIGC; encoded by the exons ATGGAGCCTCATCTCCTTGACCCCACTAGCCTGCGCTGGTCATCATCCATCCCCTTAACCTACACCACCTGTTCGTTAAAAGTTCTCAAAGAGACCAAGCCCACCTCAAATCCACCATTTTTATTTGTCAGAGCAGGGAAACGGAGTTCCGGAAGTTCCCAAAACGGGCTTCAGAGACAACCTAAGAAGGATCTTTCTCGGATTTTGAGGACAGAGGCGGCAATTAGTGGCATTGAGAGAAAAGCAAATTCAAGAAAGTACAGTACTTTGTGGCCCAAAGCGGTTTTGGAGGCTTTGGATGAGGCGATAAGAGAGAATAGATATGAGTCTGCTCTCAAG ATTTTTGGACTTCTTCGTAAACAACATTGGTATGAGCCAAGATGCCAAACATACACGAAGCTCTTGATGATGCTTGGCAAGTGCAAGCAACCTGAGCAGGCAAGCCTGCTGTTCGAGGTCATGCTATCTGAGGGGCTCCGACCCACTCTGGATGTTTACACTGCACTTGTAAGTGCTTATGGTCATAGTGGCCAACTCGACAAAGCATTTTGTACAGTTGAGGACATGAAGTCAGTCTCCGACTGTAAACCAGATGTATATACCTATTCTATTCTTATTAAATGTTGCACCACACTTGGCCGTTTTGACCTGATTGAACGCATTTTCACTGAGATGTCATATCTTGGAATTGAATGTAGCACTGTGACATACAATACAATAATTGATGGATATGGTAAGGCTGACATGTTTGAACTGATGGAGAGCTCATTAACAGAAATGATTGAAAGTGGCACATGCCTTCCGGATATTTTcactttaaattcttttatttgggCTTATGGGAATAGTGGGCAGATTGAAAAGATGGAGAAGTGGTATGATGAATTTCAGCTCATGGGGATAAGGCCAGACATTAAGACATTTAATATCCTGATCAGATCATATGGGAAGGCATGCATGTatgagaaaatggtgtctgttATGGAGTTTATGAAGAAAAGGTTCTACTCCCCAACTATAGTTACTTTTAACATTGTTATTGAAATGTTTGGAAGGGTTGGAAATATTGAGAAGATGGAGGAGTTCTTCCTGAAAATGAAGCATCAAGGAGTAAAGCCTAACTCCATTACCTACTGCTCTCTTGTTAGCGCATACAGTAAAGCTGGGTATTTAAAGAAGGTTGATTCAATATTGAGGCAAATTGAAAATTCTGATGTAACTCTAGATACTCCATTTTTCAATTGTGTCCTCAGTGCTTATGGTCAGGCTGGTGATGTAGAAAGAATGGGTGAATTGTTCTTGGTTATGAAAGAGAGGAAATGTAAGCCTGATAATATCACTTTTGCCACTATGATTCAAGCCTATAATGCCCAAGGCATGATTGAAGCTGCACAAAATTTGGAGGTTAACATGATTACCACCAAGAACAAATCAG GAACAAGGTTGATCGGATGCTAA
- the LOC100251669 gene encoding pentatricopeptide repeat-containing protein At3g53170 isoform X1, with protein MEPHLLDPTSLRWSSSIPLTYTTCSLKVLKETKPTSNPPFLFVRAGKRSSGSSQNGLQRQPKKDLSRILRTEAAISGIERKANSRKYSTLWPKAVLEALDEAIRENRYESALKIFGLLRKQHWYEPRCQTYTKLLMMLGKCKQPEQASLLFEVMLSEGLRPTLDVYTALVSAYGHSGQLDKAFCTVEDMKSVSDCKPDVYTYSILIKCCTTLGRFDLIERIFTEMSYLGIECSTVTYNTIIDGYGKADMFELMESSLTEMIESGTCLPDIFTLNSFIWAYGNSGQIEKMEKWYDEFQLMGIRPDIKTFNILIRSYGKACMYEKMVSVMEFMKKRFYSPTIVTFNIVIEMFGRVGNIEKMEEFFLKMKHQGVKPNSITYCSLVSAYSKAGYLKKVDSILRQIENSDVTLDTPFFNCVLSAYGQAGDVERMGELFLVMKERKCKPDNITFATMIQAYNAQGMIEAAQNLEVNMITTKNKSGIFHCILPLKKSSFLPV; from the exons ATGGAGCCTCATCTCCTTGACCCCACTAGCCTGCGCTGGTCATCATCCATCCCCTTAACCTACACCACCTGTTCGTTAAAAGTTCTCAAAGAGACCAAGCCCACCTCAAATCCACCATTTTTATTTGTCAGAGCAGGGAAACGGAGTTCCGGAAGTTCCCAAAACGGGCTTCAGAGACAACCTAAGAAGGATCTTTCTCGGATTTTGAGGACAGAGGCGGCAATTAGTGGCATTGAGAGAAAAGCAAATTCAAGAAAGTACAGTACTTTGTGGCCCAAAGCGGTTTTGGAGGCTTTGGATGAGGCGATAAGAGAGAATAGATATGAGTCTGCTCTCAAG ATTTTTGGACTTCTTCGTAAACAACATTGGTATGAGCCAAGATGCCAAACATACACGAAGCTCTTGATGATGCTTGGCAAGTGCAAGCAACCTGAGCAGGCAAGCCTGCTGTTCGAGGTCATGCTATCTGAGGGGCTCCGACCCACTCTGGATGTTTACACTGCACTTGTAAGTGCTTATGGTCATAGTGGCCAACTCGACAAAGCATTTTGTACAGTTGAGGACATGAAGTCAGTCTCCGACTGTAAACCAGATGTATATACCTATTCTATTCTTATTAAATGTTGCACCACACTTGGCCGTTTTGACCTGATTGAACGCATTTTCACTGAGATGTCATATCTTGGAATTGAATGTAGCACTGTGACATACAATACAATAATTGATGGATATGGTAAGGCTGACATGTTTGAACTGATGGAGAGCTCATTAACAGAAATGATTGAAAGTGGCACATGCCTTCCGGATATTTTcactttaaattcttttatttgggCTTATGGGAATAGTGGGCAGATTGAAAAGATGGAGAAGTGGTATGATGAATTTCAGCTCATGGGGATAAGGCCAGACATTAAGACATTTAATATCCTGATCAGATCATATGGGAAGGCATGCATGTatgagaaaatggtgtctgttATGGAGTTTATGAAGAAAAGGTTCTACTCCCCAACTATAGTTACTTTTAACATTGTTATTGAAATGTTTGGAAGGGTTGGAAATATTGAGAAGATGGAGGAGTTCTTCCTGAAAATGAAGCATCAAGGAGTAAAGCCTAACTCCATTACCTACTGCTCTCTTGTTAGCGCATACAGTAAAGCTGGGTATTTAAAGAAGGTTGATTCAATATTGAGGCAAATTGAAAATTCTGATGTAACTCTAGATACTCCATTTTTCAATTGTGTCCTCAGTGCTTATGGTCAGGCTGGTGATGTAGAAAGAATGGGTGAATTGTTCTTGGTTATGAAAGAGAGGAAATGTAAGCCTGATAATATCACTTTTGCCACTATGATTCAAGCCTATAATGCCCAAGGCATGATTGAAGCTGCACAAAATTTGGAGGTTAACATGATTACCACCAAGAACAAATCAGGTATCTTTCATTGCATTCTGCCACtcaaaaaatcttcttttttgCCAGTGTGA
- the LOC100853803 gene encoding putative disease resistance protein RGA4, which yields MGHRMKDIRERLDEIAKDISMFKFVPRVVQVENRMKSETHSFVVASEIVGREKDKEKMIGLLMQEHLSMVAIVGIGGLGKTTLAQLVYNDDEKVGKHFDIKMWVCVSNGFEVKAVVKNIVKATTNTNVNNLELDQLQKLLRKSLDGKRYLLVLDDVSNEDPEKWDQLRLLLTIGAHGSKILVTTRSARVASVMGINSPYNLEPLGEESSWDLFRSLAFKGGEEKARPNLVKIGKEIVKSCNGVPQVIRHVARMLHSKTEESQWLYVKNSKNVMSMDA from the coding sequence ATGGGTCATAGAATGAAGGATATTAGAGAAAGGCTAGATGAGATTGCAAAAGATATTTCCATGTTCAAGTTTGTTCCAAGAGTGGTGCAGGTAGAGAATAGGATGAAATCAGAAACCCACTCTTTTGTGGTGGCATCTGAAATTGTGGGAAGAGAGAAAGACAAAGAGAAGATGATAGGATTGTTGATGCAAGAACATCTTTCAATGGTTGCAATTGTTGGTATTGGGGGCCTAGGCAAGACCACCCTTGCTCAATTGGTATACAATGATGATGAGAAGGTGGGGAAACATTTTGATATTAAGATGTGGGTGTGTGTTTCCAATGGTTTTGAGGTAAAAGCAGTGGTTAAGAACATTGTAAAAGCTACAACTAATACAAAtgtgaacaacttagagttggaTCAATTGCAGAAGCTCCTTCGTAAAAGTCTAGATGGGAAGAGGTATTTGCTTGTGTTAGATGACGTATCGAACGAGGATCCAGAGAAATGGGATCAATTGAGGCTTTTGTTGACTATTGGTGCCCATGGGAGTAAAATCTTAGTGACGACTCGAAGCGCTAGAGTTGCTTCAGTCATGGGAATTAATTCTCCATACAATTTGGAACCTTTGGGAGAGGAGTCGTCTTGGGATTTGTTTCGAAGTCTTGCCTTCAAAGGAGGGGAAGAGAAAGCGCGCCCCAATCTTGtgaaaataggaaaagaaattgTGAAGTCGTGTAACGGAGTTCCTCAAGTCATTAGGCACGTAGCTCGGATGCTGCACTCTAAAACCGAGGAGAGTCAATGGTTGTATgtgaaaaatagtaaaaatgtCATGTCTATGGATGCTTGA